From Calorimonas adulescens:
CACGAAGAAAGCCTGTATGCTGTTCCATACTCCTTCAAAGATGGTCTTTATTCCATTCCAGGCTTTTTCCCAGTCTCCGGTAAATACACCTGCGATGAATTCTGCTATACCTCTTATTACCGTAAGAAAACTCATAACCAGGCTGCTTAAGAAGTTCCACAATATTTCAAACTGGGCTGTAATCTGGTCGCCCCACTGGTTCCAGAAATCTTGCAGTGCTCCAAATACTGCTATGGCAATAGCCTTCAACGCTTCCCATAATGCACCCAGGGTTGATTTAATAGCATCCCATACTGCAAGCAGGGTAGATTTTATTTCATCGCCGTTTTGTGCCCAGAAATCTTTCAACCCTCCCCATATCGTTGAGGCTATTTGTTTAATGAAATCCCAGGCAGCAAGCAAGAATGACTTGATGCTTTCCCATGCTGCGATGATGGTTTGCCTTACTTTTTCTGTGTCTACTCCGGCTTTTTCGAGAAGCTTCCCTATAACACTGTCATTGCCCTTCATGAAATTTATGAAGTCGTCGATAATGAGGAACACTGCTACAATGACTGCTACTATAGCAAGCATCTTGAAGTTGATTCCCGTTAATAGTTTCCCGAACGTTTGCAGGAATGCAAGGATTTTCTGTGCATTGAGTGCTACAAATATCGCTGCCGCCGTTACTGCTACCAGCTTGAGCAGATTATCAAACCCTCCTACACGGTCAGCAAGTCTTTCAACGAATGTCGTTGCCTTTTTCAGAACCTCCATTATCTGTGTGAAAGAACGGACCATGAATCTTCCGATTGTTTGACTTAATCCAAGGGAACTGTTCATGCTGTCAACCCAAAGCCCCCACTGGTTCCGAATGTTCAGAAGAGCATCCGAAATGCTGAAATCCAGTGTTTCAAATCCGGCGTTTATTTCGTCCGCATTGGATATAAAGGCTTTTTTCAAGTCTGCTACAGTGAAGGTTCCTTTGCTTGCCATATCAGCAAGTTTTTCCTTTGCTACACCGAGACTTTTTGATATCAGGTTTATGGCCTCCGGAGCTCTTTCGTATAGCCGGTTGAGCGTTTCCGAATCCACTATCCCTTTTGCGAACGATTTATTAAGTGCCTCCTGCAATGACTTGACTTCTTCGTTGCTTTTACCGGCAGTCTTAAAGAGTTTTGTTGTCAGTGTAGCAAACTCTGTAGCTTCCTCAACCGACCCAAATAGTGAACGGTCACTTTGTATAAGGGTGCTTACCACGTTTGCCATATCTGCGTAGGAGGACCTTGTATCGTTCGCCGCCTTAAGAATTTTCTGCTGTATCTCTTCCTGGTTTCCAAGCTGCTTCGTAGCATTCCGTATCTGGTCGTTAATACCATTGAACTCTTCGGCAATGGCGTTAAGTTGAACAAGTGAAAACCCTATTCCGATGGCTCCAAGCAGTTTGGTAGCCATATCTT
This genomic window contains:
- a CDS encoding tape measure protein; the protein is MATKLLGAIGIGFSLVQLNAIAEEFNGINDQIRNATKQLGNQEEIQQKILKAANDTRSSYADMANVVSTLIQSDRSLFGSVEEATEFATLTTKLFKTAGKSNEEVKSLQEALNKSFAKGIVDSETLNRLYERAPEAINLISKSLGVAKEKLADMASKGTFTVADLKKAFISNADEINAGFETLDFSISDALLNIRNQWGLWVDSMNSSLGLSQTIGRFMVRSFTQIMEVLKKATTFVERLADRVGGFDNLLKLVAVTAAAIFVALNAQKILAFLQTFGKLLTGINFKMLAIVAVIVAVFLIIDDFINFMKGNDSVIGKLLEKAGVDTEKVRQTIIAAWESIKSFLLAAWDFIKQIASTIWGGLKDFWAQNGDEIKSTLLAVWDAIKSTLGALWEALKAIAIAVFGALQDFWNQWGDQITAQFEILWNFLSSLVMSFLTVIRGIAEFIAGVFTGDWEKAWNGIKTIFEGVWNSIQAFFVYIWDTIYNWFGEKIDAIVAKVTGFVDAIKQKIQAVKDFFGGIGDAIGKFFGGGDMKATVSASTAGAAAGGGNRTSNVNQNVNITNNFNGGDVSAQKAGAKAMSKSAYDATSYMARGLAYGR